The genomic interval tggccatataccacaaacccctgaggtgccttattgctattataaactggttaccaatgtaattagagaagTAAAAATAACTTTTGTCTAACCCATGGTGTACTGTCTGatttaccacggctgtcagccaatcagcattcagggctcgaaccacccaattTATAATTCCTTTTAACCTAATCCTGAAGGAGTTTTTAAATAAAGTGAGAAGGCAGGCCGGAGccacagagtagagcagagggaagGTAACATGCACCAGCTTGGCTGTCTGCACCTTTAGCGTTCTCAGTTAGAACACTCCGTAGACTCTCAGACACACTTTTATTTTCTACCTTTTATTTAATGAGACAGTTCAGAACAAAGTCCTTGCATCTGAGCACAACAGACCTTAGCTAGCTGCTTTCATACTTGAACATAACACACACTCGGTACAGTCAGGACATCAAACCCCCAGGACCACCAGAGAAGATCATCTTTCTGATGGACCTCCAGATGATGCTCCTGGATGTgatctccttccttccttccagccGCTCACCAAGCCCATCGACGGCTGAGCTTGTCCTCATCACAGGGTCAGGGGGCGCCTTGGGACGTCTCTTCGCCCTGGAGTTCACCAAACACGGGGCAGAGGTGGTGCTATGGGACGTCAACGCTAACAACAACGAGGAGACTTCCAGGTTAGTGAGGGACGCGGGGGGCAAGGCGTAGCCCTACAGGGTGGACGTGACCAACCGGGTGGAGGTGTACCGCACGGCGGACGAGGTGTGGACGGACCTGGGCCGTAATGTCACCATGCTAGTGAACAACGCCGGGGTGGTTGCCGGGGAACGGCTGATGGACTGTCCGGATGAGCTGGTGGAGAGGACCATGAAGGTCAGCTGTCACGCCCTCTTCTGGGTaagactgctgctgctactgttgttACTCTGTGGGCCAGATAACACTTTATAGAACGGGGACAGGGGACTCTTATCagctggtggagggagagggtggcATGCGGCTATCATCCAACTGTAATCTCagaacccagaaccaaatctAGTGTGTGCTGGCCAGCTACTCAGtttgacatactgtatatgttaACAGTCTGTCACAAGAGACTAATCACACTGTGATACACTGTAGGGATGATGACAGTTAAATTCTGTCCATATAGTACCATATAGTTCTGTAATCAGTCAGGCTTTAGGATGTGGGCTTGAGGTTTCCATGATTTATTGTCATTGATGATAATCAGATGGATTATTATAATCTATAAATATACAGGCTCCCATCACCAGCAAATAGCATCATTTTGCACAAGTTTGATATGCAATGTGAAGTAATATGAATACTAATAGGTTTTATGTACAAATGTTTCTCAGAGCAGGATCCTACAGGCTGCGTTCACACAGGCaggccaattctgatatttttccactaattggtcttttgaccaatcagatattTCAGATATTTTGCCCATAATtgggaaaaatatcagaattggcctgcctgtgtaaatgcagccatagTGTTACAAGGGCTATATGGGTAACATGAAGAAGACAAACCTACTGGTATGTGAAAACAGACTATCAGACTATAACTCGTAAAATATGAAGGGTTTAGGTTTACTCTTAAATCTTTGCATTGCGAAAGAGAAATTCCAAGCCGTTTTATCCCTGTGTGCGTCAGTTTTATCCCTCCCTATACCTCAGCTATAGTCGGACGTATACAGTGCAGTTTATTGTTCTTAATGCGTCACATGACACGTGTGAAATGTACAACTTTAATAAGTTCTTATCCTCTTAGCTGAGCGACAACATCCCATACAGTGACCCTATtaaagtgacacacacacacagccaattaAAGGGCTAGGGGATTCCCTCCCTGATCCTCTTACAGTGGGGAACAGTAAGCCTGCTTCACATTAAGCAACTTTTTTAAGAAGCTTAGTGAGGCAGAACTCCCATCAGGACTGCAGTACAATAATACTGCCTCATTTTGCTCATTCAAAATGTTCATGGACTATTTTGATATTAATCTCATTATTGCGACTCCTGATAGTCAGTAATTGTGTTCATCGAATAGcagtctctttgtgtgtgtgtgtgtttgtgcatctgGTTGTGTATGttcgtgcctgcgtgtgtgtctgtctctctgtgtgtccgtgcgtgcctgtgtgtgcctgcctgtctgtccgtgTTTGTCCATGCGTGCACGTGTGTACatgtctgtgcgtgcgtgtggacctgcctatctgtgtgtgtctcacaGATGACAAAGGCCTTCATTCCCCAGATGAAAGAGCAGAACCATGGACACGTCGCCAGCGTCCCGGGTCTCTTCAGCACTGCCTGTGTGGAGGTGAACCAGGGAGGACACACCACCTAAGAGTGAATATTACTGATGTCTATGACTGTCTTGTTGCTGTTTATTACCGTAAATATtatttaacttcttacggctgagatcccgttaacgggatcgatatgacaacagccagtgaaagtgcagggcgccaaattcaaaacaacagaaatatcataattaaaactcctcagacatacaagtattttacaccattttaaagataaacttgttgttaatccaaccacagtgtccgatttcaaaaagactttacgacgaaagcacaccaaacgattatgttaggtttgcacctagtcacagaaaaaccctgccatttttccagccaaagagagaagtcacaaaaagcagaaatagagataaaattaatcactaacctttgatgatcttcatcagatgacactcataggacttcatgttacacaatacatgtatgttttgttcggtaaagttcatatttatatccaaaaatcttagtttacattggcgcattatgttcagtaatgttttacctccaaaacatccggtgattttgcagagagccacatcaatttacagaaatactcataataaacattgataaaagatacaagtattaaacatggaactttatctaaacttctccttaatgcaaccgctgtgtcagatttcaaaaaaactttacggaaaaagcacgccatgctataatctgagtacagcccTCAGAGCCGAAATAAGCCATAAAGATATCCACCatgttttggagtcaacagaagtcagaaatagcattataaatattcacttacctttgatggtcttcatcagaatgcactcccaggaatcccagttccacaataaatgtttgttttgttcgatatagtccaccatttatgtccaaataccttcattttgttcgcacgttcagtccagtaatccaaattcatgacgcacaggtcagacgaaaagtcaaacaattccattacagttcgtagaaacatgttaaacgatgtatagaatcaatctttaggatgtttttaacaatgtttcaaccggataattcctttgtcttcagaaatgcaatggaaagcaggtcgctctcacgtgagcgcgcatgttcagctcatgccagacacctgactcaaagagctctccttccctcattcctcacagtagaagcatcaaacaaggttctaaagactgttgacatctagtggaagccttaggaagtgcaatatgaccaatatcccactgtatattggataggcaaacctacaaacctcagatttcccacttactggttggattttttctcaggtttttgcctgccatatgagttctgttatactcacagacatcattcaaacagttttagaaacttcagagtgttttctatccacatctactaataatatgcatatcttagcctctgtgcctgagtacatttacatttacatttaagtcatttagcagacgctcttatccagagcgacttacaaattggtgcattcaccttatgatatccagtggaacaaccactttacaatagtgcatctaactcttttaagggggggggggttagaaggattactttatcctatcctaggtattccttaaagaggtggggtttcaggtgtctccggaaggtggtgattgactccgctgacctggcgtcgtgagggagtttgttccaccattggggtgccagagcagcgaacagttttgactgggctgagcgggaactgtacttcctcagaggtagggaggcgagcaggccagaggtggatgaacgcagtgcccttgtttgggtgtagggcctgatcagagcctgaaggtacggaggtgccgt from Salvelinus alpinus chromosome 2, SLU_Salpinus.1, whole genome shotgun sequence carries:
- the rdh20 gene encoding LOW QUALITY PROTEIN: retinol dehydrogenase 10 (The sequence of the model RefSeq protein was modified relative to this genomic sequence to represent the inferred CDS: substituted 1 base at 1 genomic stop codon) — its product is MDLQMMLLDVISFLPSSRSPSPSTAELVLITGSGGALGRLFALEFTKHGAEVVLWDVNANNNEETSRLVRDAGGKAXPYRVDVTNRVEVYRTADEVWTDLGRNVTMLVNNAGVVAGERLMDCPDELVERTMKVSCHALFWMTKAFIPQMKEQNHGHVASVPGLFSTACVEWCFCLYHDFCASKFAAVGFHESLAHELLTEEFDGVKTTLVCPYIVDTGMFDGCKIRDEVALFLAPLEPEYCVEQATNAILIDQSLDCIQLHIKRSACTGHPGMIRRLLPWEPNVVTYRSMGSDKCMYPFIKSKKYNLTYPDCS